The bacterium genome includes a window with the following:
- a CDS encoding SDR family NAD(P)-dependent oxidoreductase produces the protein MKKPSGRSTLWLAVAGAAYLGWRLAQRRPVSLDGQVVLITGGSRGLGLLLAREFARQGCRLAICARDEAELERARLDLEAHGAEVLAVRCDVSDRDQAEKLVAVVGAHYGQIDVLVNNAGIIQVGPAEVMTYQDFEHIMAVNFYGALHTTLAVLPRMRARGYGRIVNIDSIGGRVSSPHLLPYHCAKFALRGFSEGLRVEVAKDGIAVTTILPGLMRTGSPLNAWFKGQQAKEFLWFALADSWPGLSQNAERSARKIVDATRRGVGETTLSWQALALGIAHDLFPNITLDAFALVNRLLPSGDGAGSAGRQGKDVVLRRAWRPFLKPLAREAHLTNQISFSSTPEGQAATTGEIGEREGSLGP, from the coding sequence ATGAAGAAGCCTTCAGGCAGGAGCACTTTGTGGTTGGCCGTAGCGGGCGCGGCCTACTTGGGGTGGCGACTCGCTCAGCGCCGGCCGGTGAGTCTCGATGGCCAGGTGGTGCTCATCACGGGCGGCTCGCGGGGGCTGGGGCTGCTGCTTGCCCGCGAGTTCGCGCGCCAGGGCTGCCGGTTGGCCATCTGCGCGCGGGACGAGGCCGAGCTCGAGCGTGCGCGCCTGGACCTGGAGGCGCACGGCGCCGAGGTCCTCGCCGTGCGCTGCGACGTCTCCGACCGAGATCAAGCCGAGAAGCTCGTCGCCGTCGTCGGGGCCCACTACGGCCAGATCGATGTGCTGGTCAACAACGCGGGGATCATCCAGGTCGGCCCCGCCGAGGTCATGACCTACCAGGACTTCGAGCACATCATGGCGGTCAACTTCTACGGGGCGCTCCACACGACCCTCGCGGTCCTGCCCCGGATGCGCGCGCGCGGCTACGGCCGGATCGTGAACATCGACTCCATCGGCGGCCGGGTTTCCTCGCCCCACCTGTTGCCCTACCACTGCGCCAAGTTCGCCCTGCGCGGCTTCTCGGAGGGCCTACGGGTCGAGGTCGCCAAGGACGGCATCGCCGTGACGACCATCCTGCCGGGCCTGATGCGGACGGGATCCCCGCTCAATGCCTGGTTCAAGGGGCAGCAGGCCAAGGAGTTCCTCTGGTTCGCCCTCGCCGACTCCTGGCCCGGCCTCTCCCAGAACGCCGAGCGCTCGGCGCGCAAGATCGTCGATGCGACGCGCCGGGGCGTCGGCGAGACCACCCTCAGCTGGCAGGCACTGGCCCTCGGCATCGCCCACGACCTGTTCCCCAACATCACCCTCGATGCTTTCGCCCTCGTCAATCGCTTGCTGCCGTCGGGGGACGGGGCGGGGAGCGCTGGGCGCCAGGGCAAGGACGTCGTGCTCAGGCGTGCCTGGCGGCCTTTCCTCAAGCCCTTGGCGCGTGAGGCGCACCTGACCAACCAGATATCCTTTTCGTCGACGCCGGAAGGCCAGGCCGCTACGACCGGCGAGATTGGCGAGCGGGAGGGCAGCCTTGGACCTTGA
- a CDS encoding transcriptional repressor yields MQKKTSCLSPDQIEAALKQAGINPTAQRIAICRFVLCEADHPTAETIKLWVDRHFPKMSLATVYNTLRILVEAGLLRELKLPHVESSLYDNNLADHYHFYDETTGELHDIPRESVTFDTMLDPTFQVSSVEVLLRGTRSA; encoded by the coding sequence ATGCAGAAGAAGACGTCATGCCTCTCGCCCGATCAGATCGAGGCGGCCCTCAAGCAGGCGGGGATCAACCCGACCGCGCAGCGCATCGCGATTTGTCGCTTCGTGCTGTGTGAGGCCGACCATCCGACGGCCGAGACCATCAAGCTCTGGGTCGATCGTCACTTCCCCAAGATGAGCTTGGCGACCGTCTACAACACCCTGCGGATCCTGGTCGAGGCGGGCCTCTTGCGCGAGCTCAAGCTGCCGCATGTCGAGAGCTCCCTCTACGACAACAACCTCGCCGACCACTACCACTTCTACGACGAGACGACCGGCGAATTGCACGACATCCCGCGCGAGAGCGTCACCTTCGACACCATGCTCGACCCGACCTTCCAGGTCAGCTCGGTGGAGGTCCTGCTGCGCGGGACGCGCAGCGCCTAG
- the trxB gene encoding thioredoxin-disulfide reductase, which translates to MIENVLIIGAGPAGYTAGIYAARANLNPILFEGTQPGGQLMTTTDVENFPGFPDGVQGPEMMQLFRAQAERFGTRIVTDFIDRVDFSNMPFKVWDSKGQLFEARSIIIATGASAMWLGLPSEERLQGRGVSACATCDGFFFRGKDVMVVGGGDTALEEALFLSNMTNKVYLVHRRDQLRGSKIMQQRALANPKIEFVWNSVIDEVLGEDKVTSVRLKNVQTGETREQPVDGVFIAIGHKPATALFQGQLDLDEKGYILTHDGTRTSVEGVFAAGDVQDTVYRQAITAAGSGCMAAIDAERWLAGIAEEAHAGAAS; encoded by the coding sequence ATGATCGAAAACGTCCTCATCATCGGCGCCGGCCCCGCTGGCTACACGGCAGGCATCTACGCCGCCCGCGCCAACCTCAACCCCATCCTGTTCGAGGGCACCCAGCCCGGCGGCCAGCTGATGACCACCACCGACGTCGAGAACTTCCCCGGCTTCCCCGATGGGGTCCAGGGGCCCGAGATGATGCAGCTCTTCCGCGCTCAGGCCGAGCGCTTCGGCACCCGCATCGTCACCGACTTCATCGACCGCGTCGACTTCTCGAACATGCCCTTCAAGGTCTGGGACAGCAAGGGCCAGCTCTTCGAAGCCCGCTCGATCATCATCGCGACCGGCGCGAGCGCCATGTGGCTCGGCCTGCCCTCCGAGGAGCGCCTCCAGGGCCGCGGCGTGTCGGCTTGCGCCACTTGTGACGGCTTCTTCTTCCGGGGCAAGGACGTCATGGTCGTCGGCGGCGGCGACACCGCCCTCGAAGAGGCCCTCTTCCTCAGCAACATGACCAACAAGGTCTACCTGGTCCACCGTCGCGACCAGCTGCGCGGCAGCAAGATCATGCAGCAGCGCGCCCTTGCCAACCCCAAGATCGAGTTCGTCTGGAACTCGGTGATCGACGAGGTCCTCGGCGAGGACAAGGTCACCTCCGTTCGCCTCAAGAACGTCCAGACGGGCGAGACCCGCGAGCAGCCGGTCGACGGCGTGTTCATCGCCATCGGCCACAAGCCCGCGACCGCGCTCTTCCAGGGTCAGCTCGACCTGGACGAGAAGGGCTACATCCTTACGCATGACGGCACCCGCACCAGCGTCGAGGGCGTCTTCGCCGCCGGCGACGTGCAGGACACGGTCTACCGTCAGGCGATCACGGCGGCGGGCAGCGGCTGCATGGCCGCGATCGACGCCGAGCGCTGGCTCGCTGGCATCGCCGAAGAGGCGCACGCCGGCGCGGCAAGCTAA
- a CDS encoding TetR/AcrR family transcriptional regulator: protein MKSSHRQRLIETTSRLLQAQGYRNTGLKQILDESETPRGSLYHYFPGGKDELVVAALGHASETVATTIAELCGAHAAPGEALWAVVEHFIAELETSSFEKGCPVATVALEQAAQNPVIQQACAQAYALWQGGLETYLQAHGYRQPAILAERLLVALEGALLLSRARLSAEPLRQLRGMLTPMLQQED from the coding sequence ATGAAGTCCTCCCATCGCCAGCGGTTGATCGAAACGACCTCGCGACTGCTCCAGGCCCAGGGCTACCGCAACACCGGTCTGAAGCAGATCCTCGACGAGAGCGAGACGCCGAGAGGCTCCCTGTATCACTACTTTCCGGGCGGCAAGGACGAGCTGGTGGTCGCAGCGCTGGGGCATGCGAGCGAGACGGTCGCCACGACCATCGCGGAGCTGTGCGGCGCTCATGCTGCGCCCGGCGAGGCCCTCTGGGCCGTGGTCGAGCACTTCATCGCGGAGCTCGAAACCTCCAGCTTCGAAAAAGGGTGCCCGGTCGCGACGGTCGCGCTCGAGCAGGCCGCCCAGAACCCCGTCATCCAGCAGGCCTGCGCTCAGGCTTACGCGCTTTGGCAGGGCGGGCTTGAGACTTACTTGCAAGCTCATGGTTACCGCCAGCCCGCAATCCTAGCAGAGCGCCTGTTGGTGGCGCTCGAAGGGGCCCTTTTGCTCAGTCGGGCACGCCTGAGCGCCGAGCCCCTTCGCCAGCTGAGGGGGATGCTCACGCCGATGCTTCAACAAGAGGATTAA
- a CDS encoding MFS transporter, which produces MTAPQLAHPPARLFQGVRPFHLFAFLACWLGGVFDGLDSTVMAMAMPQALGELLGGAGPAVVGLVGGWISSAFLLGWMLGGLGFGYLGDRIGRVKAMVISVGLYSVFTGLAGFSPNWQVLLVCRFLTGIGVGGELVAITTYLSEVWPERSRAIAVGALITSYSTGVFLAGALHYRIHDWRLLFMVGALPALLAVLLRWGLREPERWQAQRGAPGRLLKHLLAPEHRKGLLVGAVAYTSLLVGYWGTLAWVPTWAQALPGSPAEVRSLVTLWNGVGSIVGCLLAGVLAQALGRRKGLMLGFAGAFGAAFWLFAGHGAFSPRVYAATAMLGLCLGLTQAGLSVYLPELFPTAIRGSAAGFCLNVGRLVTAIAVLGVGPLVALFGGFGPMALVFAGIFWVGLVAAWLGTETKGEALPA; this is translated from the coding sequence ATGACCGCGCCACAACTCGCTCACCCGCCCGCACGCCTCTTTCAAGGGGTGCGCCCCTTCCACTTGTTCGCCTTTCTCGCCTGCTGGCTTGGCGGCGTCTTCGACGGCCTGGACTCGACCGTGATGGCCATGGCCATGCCCCAGGCCCTGGGCGAGTTGCTCGGCGGAGCGGGGCCTGCCGTCGTGGGGCTGGTCGGCGGCTGGATCAGCTCTGCCTTCTTGCTCGGCTGGATGCTCGGGGGGCTCGGCTTCGGCTACCTGGGCGATCGCATCGGCCGGGTGAAGGCCATGGTGATCTCGGTGGGGCTGTACTCGGTCTTCACGGGCCTTGCAGGTTTCTCGCCCAACTGGCAGGTCTTGCTCGTCTGCCGCTTCCTGACCGGGATCGGGGTGGGGGGCGAGCTGGTCGCCATCACGACCTACCTCTCGGAGGTCTGGCCTGAGCGCAGCCGGGCGATCGCCGTGGGCGCCCTCATCACCTCTTACTCCACCGGCGTCTTCCTGGCCGGGGCCCTGCACTACCGGATTCATGACTGGCGTTTGCTCTTCATGGTGGGCGCGCTGCCGGCACTGCTCGCCGTCTTGCTACGCTGGGGCCTGCGTGAGCCCGAGCGCTGGCAGGCGCAGCGCGGAGCGCCTGGGCGTCTTCTGAAGCACTTGCTTGCCCCCGAGCATCGCAAGGGCCTGCTCGTGGGGGCTGTCGCCTATACCAGCTTGCTGGTGGGCTACTGGGGAACGCTCGCCTGGGTGCCGACCTGGGCGCAGGCGCTGCCCGGCAGTCCTGCCGAGGTGCGTAGCCTCGTCACCCTCTGGAACGGAGTGGGCTCGATTGTCGGCTGCTTGCTCGCCGGGGTGCTCGCCCAGGCCCTCGGGCGCAGGAAGGGGCTCATGCTCGGCTTCGCCGGGGCCTTCGGTGCGGCCTTCTGGCTCTTTGCGGGCCATGGGGCCTTCTCGCCCCGAGTCTACGCGGCGACCGCGATGCTCGGGCTGTGCCTGGGGCTGACCCAGGCGGGGCTTTCGGTCTACCTGCCGGAGCTGTTCCCCACGGCCATCCGTGGGAGCGCGGCGGGTTTCTGCCTGAACGTGGGGCGCCTGGTGACGGCAATTGCGGTGCTCGGCGTCGGGCCGCTGGTCGCCTTGTTTGGCGGCTTCGGGCCCATGGCCCTCGTCTTCGCCGGGATCTTCTGGGTTGGGCTCGTGGCCGCCTGGCTGGGGACCGAGACGAAGGGCGAGGCCTTGCCCGCCTGA
- a CDS encoding SNF2 helicase associated domain-containing protein: MEQATIFSKRDLERWADALTFKKGSACFEQGGVGAPAVSAPAPGVLRVAARVDDGTIYPQTTSLEWDGQSLKARCDCHDGERCRHAIALALAFLDAPVDLPRPVAEVAGKVFLPGQEVILYGLWPAPPPKKLENMYRRPQCLWLALDTTRLREDGTPGAPRPMALWGTPTGRHLSEADKAILTLVTPFFQSHGRHFSSPHARGIPLLEEHVDTVLRHLAGYPFVFGAGRKSLIVRPDVSVRHRRLSSWAGDEGIWELEGAHHPVTPGRVVGDDPAWVMIEDAFYPFVEMTLPSLAQDEEALPDEPQLPGDATPVTHPQLAPVPRLTLHEEGEYLLARLSFVYGAGTPVTAQDPRRAVLAEREGQWGHYLRDPQAETALVKRLSEAGLDARADGDWLGWGDAALGFLMDEVPALLDAGWEIYGEERLSAFRVDRRRVSVGVGISTGTDWFDLETILSLDDEPLPGASLRDALRANSRYIRLGSGAYARLPEDWLSRQRGLADALGVDALVDGQVLRQRLLRHQALLADEVLQAADARRADPDWSAFVELLRDFSRVEEVPVPEAFEGELREYQRRGLDYLSFLADNGLNGILADDMGLGKTIQAIALLLREKAAGRQGPTLLVAPTSVVFNWEQELSRFAPGLKRLVLHGSGRRDLFEEIASADVVVTSYSLLRRDFDVLSQQAFHYVILDEAQNIKNPRSQAAKFACRLSARHRLCLTGTPIENNLLELWSLFQFLMPGYLGSEKRFRRLYLSTEPGEKDQRTDSLRRLTRPFILRRLKQEVATDLPPRSEMVTYCELGADQRRFYDSLLASIRQEVLGAVDRVGLAKSRFNVLEGLLRLRQACCDPQMVSTRAAEIPSAKVELFVELVKQVVEEGHRVLVFSQFVKVLKILEKRLLAEGITYEYLDGQTKDRLERVERFNASDTPVFLISLKAGGTGLNLTGADYVIHFDPWWNPAVEDQATDRAHRIGQTRHVFAYKLIAKDTVEEKVLALQQRKRQMVRDILGGEEMVRSLSREDLEYLFS; the protein is encoded by the coding sequence TTGGAACAAGCGACGATTTTTTCGAAACGGGATCTCGAGCGCTGGGCCGATGCGCTGACCTTCAAGAAGGGTTCGGCCTGCTTCGAACAAGGCGGGGTCGGAGCTCCGGCCGTCAGCGCGCCGGCGCCCGGGGTGCTGCGCGTGGCCGCGCGGGTCGACGACGGGACGATCTACCCCCAGACCACCAGCCTCGAATGGGACGGGCAGAGCCTGAAGGCCCGCTGCGACTGCCACGACGGCGAGCGGTGCCGCCATGCGATCGCGCTGGCGCTCGCGTTCCTCGACGCGCCGGTGGACCTGCCCCGGCCGGTGGCCGAGGTGGCCGGTAAGGTCTTCCTGCCGGGTCAAGAGGTGATCCTCTACGGCCTCTGGCCGGCGCCGCCCCCCAAGAAGCTCGAAAACATGTACCGCCGTCCCCAGTGTCTGTGGCTCGCGCTCGACACCACCCGCCTGCGCGAGGACGGCACCCCTGGGGCCCCTCGCCCCATGGCCCTCTGGGGGACGCCCACCGGCCGCCACCTGAGCGAGGCGGACAAGGCGATCCTCACCCTGGTGACCCCTTTCTTCCAGTCTCATGGCCGGCACTTCTCCTCGCCGCACGCCCGAGGCATTCCCCTGCTCGAAGAGCACGTGGACACGGTCCTGCGGCACCTTGCGGGCTACCCCTTCGTCTTCGGCGCCGGGCGCAAGTCGCTCATCGTGCGCCCGGACGTTTCGGTGCGCCACCGCCGCCTCTCGTCGTGGGCCGGCGACGAGGGCATCTGGGAGCTCGAAGGGGCGCACCACCCCGTCACCCCGGGCCGCGTGGTGGGGGACGACCCCGCCTGGGTGATGATCGAGGACGCCTTCTACCCCTTCGTGGAGATGACCCTGCCCTCGCTCGCGCAGGACGAGGAGGCCCTCCCGGACGAGCCTCAGCTGCCGGGTGATGCGACCCCCGTGACCCATCCGCAGCTGGCGCCGGTGCCGCGCCTGACCCTGCACGAGGAGGGCGAGTACCTCCTGGCGCGCCTCAGCTTCGTCTACGGAGCGGGGACGCCTGTGACCGCGCAGGATCCGCGCCGCGCGGTGCTCGCCGAGCGCGAGGGCCAGTGGGGCCACTACCTGCGCGACCCGCAGGCCGAGACGGCCCTGGTCAAGCGCCTCTCCGAGGCTGGCCTCGACGCGCGCGCGGACGGGGACTGGCTCGGCTGGGGGGATGCTGCCCTCGGTTTCTTGATGGACGAGGTGCCCGCCCTGCTCGATGCGGGCTGGGAGATCTACGGCGAGGAGCGCCTCTCGGCCTTCCGGGTGGACCGGCGTCGGGTTAGCGTGGGGGTGGGCATCTCCACCGGCACCGACTGGTTCGACCTGGAGACCATCCTCTCGCTCGATGACGAGCCTCTGCCCGGGGCCAGCCTGCGCGATGCGCTGCGCGCCAACTCGCGCTACATCCGCCTCGGCTCGGGGGCCTACGCGCGCCTGCCCGAGGACTGGCTTTCGCGCCAGCGGGGCCTCGCCGACGCCCTTGGGGTGGACGCCCTGGTCGATGGCCAGGTCCTGCGCCAGCGCCTCTTGCGGCATCAGGCCCTCTTGGCCGATGAGGTCTTGCAGGCGGCGGATGCGCGCCGCGCGGATCCCGACTGGAGCGCCTTCGTCGAGCTGCTGCGGGACTTCTCGCGGGTCGAAGAGGTGCCGGTGCCCGAGGCCTTCGAAGGCGAGCTGCGCGAGTACCAGCGCCGAGGGCTCGATTATCTGAGCTTCCTGGCGGACAACGGCCTCAACGGCATCCTCGCCGACGACATGGGTCTGGGTAAGACGATCCAGGCGATCGCCCTCTTGCTGCGCGAGAAGGCGGCGGGCCGCCAGGGGCCGACCCTCCTGGTCGCGCCCACCTCGGTCGTCTTCAACTGGGAGCAGGAGCTTTCGCGCTTCGCTCCCGGTCTCAAGCGCCTGGTCCTGCACGGCTCGGGCCGCCGCGACCTGTTCGAGGAGATCGCCTCGGCCGACGTGGTGGTGACGAGCTACTCGCTGTTGCGGCGCGACTTCGACGTGCTCTCGCAGCAGGCCTTCCACTACGTGATCCTGGACGAGGCCCAGAACATCAAGAACCCGCGATCGCAGGCCGCGAAGTTCGCCTGCCGCCTCTCGGCGCGGCACCGCCTCTGCCTGACGGGTACGCCCATCGAGAACAACCTGCTCGAGCTGTGGAGCCTCTTCCAGTTCCTGATGCCGGGGTATCTGGGGTCCGAGAAGCGCTTCCGGCGCCTCTACCTCTCCACCGAGCCGGGCGAGAAGGATCAGCGCACGGATTCCCTGCGCCGCCTCACCCGTCCCTTTATCCTGCGCCGCCTCAAGCAGGAGGTGGCGACCGATCTGCCGCCGCGCTCCGAGATGGTCACCTACTGCGAGCTGGGCGCCGATCAACGCCGGTTCTACGACTCGCTGCTCGCCTCGATCCGGCAGGAGGTCCTGGGCGCGGTCGATCGGGTCGGGCTCGCCAAGTCGCGCTTCAACGTCCTGGAAGGGCTGTTGCGCCTGCGCCAGGCCTGCTGCGATCCGCAGATGGTCAGCACCCGCGCCGCCGAGATCCCCTCGGCCAAGGTGGAGCTGTTCGTCGAGCTGGTGAAGCAGGTGGTCGAGGAAGGGCACCGGGTGCTCGTCTTCAGCCAGTTCGTGAAGGTGCTCAAGATCCTCGAGAAGCGCCTCTTGGCCGAGGGGATCACCTACGAGTACCTGGACGGCCAGACCAAGGATCGCCTGGAGCGGGTCGAGCGGTTCAACGCGAGCGACACGCCGGTCTTCCTGATCAGCCTCAAGGCGGGCGGCACCGGTCTGAACCTGACGGGTGCGGACTACGTGATCCACTTCGACCCCTGGTGGAACCCGGCGGTCGAGGACCAGGCCACGGACCGAGCCCACCGTATCGGCCAGACCCGCCACGTCTTCGCTTACAAGCTGATCGCCAAGGACACCGTCGAGGAGAAGGTCCTGGCCCTGCAGCAGCGCAAGCGGCAGATGGTGCGGGACATCCTGGGCGGCGAGGAGATGGTGCGATCGCTCTCCCGCGAGGATCTGGAGTACCTGTTCTCATAG
- a CDS encoding NUDIX hydrolase, with the protein MAYRYCPHCRAELAVRVIEGRDRTHCPACGTVFYENSKPCAGALVSDAEGRLLLARRAIQPFFGLWDIPGGYLEDGEHPAEGAVREIREETGLEVRLTGFGGIYMDTYGESGVSTLNVFYEAEVVGGALSALDDVSELAWFAPTELPLDAFSFENGKQAIKDWLARRGHAPR; encoded by the coding sequence ATGGCCTACCGCTACTGCCCCCACTGCCGCGCCGAGCTTGCGGTGCGCGTGATCGAAGGGCGCGATCGCACCCACTGCCCCGCTTGCGGCACGGTCTTCTACGAGAACTCCAAGCCCTGTGCCGGTGCTCTCGTCTCGGACGCCGAGGGACGGCTCTTGCTCGCCCGGCGTGCCATCCAGCCCTTCTTCGGTCTGTGGGACATCCCCGGCGGCTACCTGGAGGACGGTGAGCACCCCGCCGAAGGCGCCGTGCGCGAGATTCGCGAGGAGACGGGGCTCGAGGTGCGCCTCACCGGCTTCGGCGGCATCTACATGGACACCTACGGCGAAAGCGGGGTGTCGACCCTCAACGTCTTCTACGAGGCCGAGGTCGTCGGTGGCGCGCTCAGCGCCCTGGACGACGTGAGCGAGCTCGCTTGGTTCGCCCCCACGGAGCTGCCGCTCGACGCCTTCTCGTTCGAGAACGGAAAGCAAGCGATCAAGGACTGGCTCGCGCGTCGCGGCCACGCCCCGAGGTAA
- a CDS encoding DUF4287 domain-containing protein has translation MRAIADNLQKKTGKSLAEWIALVEAEAPATEKERMAWLKAEHQLGRDTAMTILEFAKGEQEYDPEAMVAAMYDGPKAALVPIYERLMELALALGEDVKAAPCSTYVPLMRRRQFAVIKPTTRTRIDLGLALGDQEASGRLAIAKNVGSARITHCVGISRLDDIDETVSRWLKEAYEQDA, from the coding sequence ATGCGCGCGATCGCGGACAACCTCCAAAAGAAAACCGGCAAATCGCTCGCCGAGTGGATCGCCTTGGTCGAGGCCGAGGCCCCGGCCACGGAAAAGGAGCGCATGGCCTGGCTCAAGGCCGAACACCAGCTCGGGCGGGACACGGCCATGACCATTCTGGAGTTCGCCAAGGGCGAGCAGGAGTACGACCCCGAAGCCATGGTCGCGGCCATGTACGACGGCCCCAAGGCGGCTCTCGTCCCGATCTACGAGCGCCTGATGGAGCTTGCCCTCGCGCTGGGCGAGGACGTGAAGGCCGCCCCGTGCTCGACCTACGTGCCGCTGATGCGCAGGCGCCAGTTCGCGGTGATCAAGCCGACCACCCGGACCCGCATCGACCTGGGGCTCGCGCTGGGCGACCAAGAGGCGAGCGGACGGCTTGCGATCGCGAAGAACGTGGGCAGCGCGCGCATCACCCACTGCGTCGGCATTTCCAGACTCGATGACATCGACGAGACCGTGAGCCGCTGGCTCAAGGAAGCCTACGAACAGGACGCCTGA
- a CDS encoding PaaI family thioesterase — protein MNPYHVESFGPITPFGDAAPPLAGSREGWVMLSKHGPCFVCDPDNAAGMRADFYRDQDVIRCPFVFGDAQMGPPGHAHGGSLAALLDEIMGAAAWNRRTNLLAVHLEYDLRRPTPVGVEVMASAWVKADGNRSIRVASEIRLPDGTVAVEASGVFAQAPKLFERAFHG, from the coding sequence ATGAACCCTTATCACGTCGAATCCTTCGGTCCCATCACGCCCTTCGGCGACGCCGCGCCGCCCTTGGCCGGCTCGCGCGAGGGCTGGGTGATGCTCAGCAAGCATGGCCCCTGCTTCGTCTGCGACCCTGACAACGCGGCCGGGATGCGCGCCGACTTCTATCGCGACCAGGACGTGATCCGCTGCCCGTTCGTCTTCGGCGACGCGCAGATGGGCCCGCCCGGCCACGCCCACGGGGGGAGCCTCGCGGCCCTGCTCGACGAGATCATGGGGGCGGCCGCCTGGAATCGCCGGACCAACCTGCTCGCGGTCCACCTGGAGTACGACCTGCGCCGCCCGACGCCCGTCGGTGTCGAGGTGATGGCCTCGGCCTGGGTGAAGGCGGACGGGAATCGCTCGATCCGGGTCGCCTCGGAGATTCGCTTGCCGGACGGCACCGTGGCGGTCGAGGCCTCGGGGGTCTTCGCGCAGGCGCCGAAGCTGTTCGAGCGCGCCTTCCACGGCTAG
- a CDS encoding DUF962 domain-containing protein has product MAFKDTLDEYLRRYEAEHTKFATRLTHVVGIPLIVASLPLLFVRWKLGLALFVLGWVFQFIGHRIEGNKPAFFGDPLYLLVGVIWVGQEILGWFSPRRSA; this is encoded by the coding sequence ATGGCCTTCAAGGACACCCTCGACGAGTACCTGCGCCGCTACGAGGCGGAGCACACCAAGTTCGCCACCCGGCTGACGCACGTCGTCGGCATCCCGCTGATCGTCGCGAGCCTGCCGCTGCTCTTCGTCCGCTGGAAGCTGGGGCTCGCACTCTTCGTGCTCGGCTGGGTCTTCCAGTTCATCGGCCACCGCATCGAGGGCAACAAGCCCGCCTTCTTCGGAGACCCGCTGTACCTCTTGGTCGGTGTCATCTGGGTCGGCCAGGAGATCCTCGGCTGGTTTTCGCCCCGTCGCTCGGCCTGA
- a CDS encoding peroxiredoxin — protein MLQPTMHAPDFKATAVVNGQFKTVSLSDYKGKNVVLFFYPLDFTFVCPTEILAFSDRIAEFKARNTEVVGISTDSHFSHLAWVNAKRTEGGLEGLNYPLVADFTKTISTEYGVLKADEGVAFRGLFLIDKNGVIQHMVVNNLPLGRSVDETLRMVDALTHFEQHGEVCPADWKPGKDTIIPDPEKSKEYFQKAAAAV, from the coding sequence ATGCTTCAACCCACCATGCACGCTCCCGACTTCAAGGCCACCGCGGTCGTGAACGGCCAGTTCAAGACCGTCTCGCTGTCGGACTACAAGGGCAAGAACGTCGTCCTGTTCTTCTACCCCCTCGACTTCACCTTCGTGTGCCCCACCGAGATCCTCGCGTTCTCGGATCGCATCGCCGAGTTCAAGGCCCGCAACACCGAGGTGGTCGGCATTTCGACCGACTCGCACTTCTCGCACCTCGCCTGGGTCAACGCCAAGCGCACCGAGGGTGGCCTCGAGGGCCTCAACTACCCCCTCGTCGCGGACTTCACCAAGACCATCTCGACCGAGTACGGCGTGCTCAAGGCCGATGAGGGCGTGGCCTTCCGTGGCCTCTTCCTGATCGACAAGAACGGCGTCATCCAGCACATGGTCGTCAACAACCTGCCCCTGGGCCGCTCGGTCGACGAGACCCTGCGCATGGTCGATGCCCTCACCCACTTCGAGCAGCACGGCGAGGTTTGCCCCGCCGACTGGAAGCCCGGCAAGGACACGATCATCCCCGATCCCGAGAAGTCCAAGGAGTACTTCCAGAAGGCCGCAGCGGCCGTCTAG